The following are encoded together in the Tripterygium wilfordii isolate XIE 37 chromosome 18, ASM1340144v1, whole genome shotgun sequence genome:
- the LOC119983798 gene encoding pentatricopeptide repeat-containing protein At1g31430-like, with protein sequence MDIPLSLKTKHIQLLSDLRSSPNSRAFLVLVMKVGRTVTRHLRTSTASLKAEQVTKARTRLDSIEELHAHLIRTQFHTDPSSISPVIKAYALSSYSLHKAQHAFHQIEQPNVLVFNHMIRGFSQSDQPNEAIRMYDQMYRQGLAVPDNLSIIFALKACGRAKDVLCCKKIHGHASKLGFARYLYVSNTLIHAYSFCDELSLARNVFDGMTDKDLVSWNSLICGYSCFNRYREVLGLFDAMQEAGVKADSVTMVKVILSCSFLDEWEIGDSMAKYIEDNHVDIDVYLGNSLIDMYGRRGLLDLAQNVFDRMRKKNLVSWNTMIISYAKAKNLVMARKHFHEMPQRDVISWTSMITGYSRANRFEDAVKLFREMMVAKVKPDEITVASVLSACAHLGTVNVGAAIHDYVRHHGVKADIYVGNALIDMYCKCGVVERALEVFYEMKEKDSVSWTSLITGLAVNGSANSAIDLFSHMLSKGFHPIHGTFVGILLACTHAGLVDEGLEYFESMTKVYGLTPEMKHYGCVVDLLSRAGNLDKAYEFINAMPITPNVVVWRILLSACKLHGNVDLAEIATNKLLKLDPSNNGNYVLLSNIYSSSDRWGDAKQIRELIQVSDVPNPAGWSSIELMITDDSRDTCVVQSEKRMQGTLI encoded by the coding sequence ATGGACATCCCCCTCTCGCTCAAAACAAAGCATATTCAGTTGTTATCGGATCTCCGGTCTTCTCCCAACAGCAGGGCCTTCTTAGTTCTTGTCATGAAAGTAGGGAGAACAGTTACGCGTCACTTGCGCACCTCCACGGCGTCCCTGAAAGCAGAGCAAGTGACCAAGGCTCGAACCCGCCTCGACTCGATCGAAGAGCTACACGCGCACCTTATCCGAACCCAGTTCCACACCGATCCATCGTCAATATCACCTGTTATTAAGGCCTACGCTTTATCTTCTTATAGTCTCCACAAAGCTCAACACGCTTTCCACCAGATTGAGCAACCCAATGTGTTAGTTTTTAACCATATGATCCGTGGGTTTTCACAAAGTGACCAACCCAATGAAGCAATACGCATGTATGATCAAATGTATCGCCAAGGGTTGGCAGTCCCTGATAATTTGAGTATTATTTTTGCGTTGAAGGCTTGTGGTCGTGCTAAGGATGTTCTTTGTTGTAAAAAGATTCATGGTCATGCTTCGAAACTTGGGTTTGCGCGGTATCTTTATGTTTCAAATACCCTGATTCATGCGTATTCGTTCTGTGATGAGTTGAGTCTTGCACGAAACGTGTTTGATGGAATGACTGACAAGGACTTGGTTTCTTGGAACTCTTTGATATGTGGATATAGTTGTTTTAATAGATACAGAGAggttttgggtttgtttgatgCCATGCAGGAAGCAGGTGTGAAGGCGGATTCAGTGACCATGGTGAAAGTTATTCTATCATGTAGTTTCTTGGATGAGTGGGAAATTGGGGATTCTATGGCTAAGTATATAGAGGATAATCATGTAGACATCGATGTTTATTTGGGAAACTCTTTGATAGATATGTATGGAAGGAGAGGCTTGTTGGATTTGGCACAAAATGTGTTTGATAGGATGCGTAAAAAGAATTTAGTCTCTTGGAATACTATGATCATCAGTTATGCAAAAGCAAAGAATTTAGTTATGGCACGGAAACATTTCCATGAGATGCCCCAAAGGGATGTGATTTCTTGGACTTCCATGATAACTGGTTATTCTCGAGCTAACCGGTTTGAAGATGCGGTGAAGCTTTTTCGAGAAATGATGGTGGCTAAGGTCAAACCGGATGAAATTACAGTGGCTAGTGTGCTTTCTGCTTGTGCACATTTGGGTACAGTTAATGTGGGAGCGGCAATTCATGACTATGTTCGTCATCATGGTGTGAAAGCTGATATTTACGTAGGGAATGCTTTAATAGATATGTATTGCAAATGTGGGGTAGTAGAGAGGGCACTTGAAGTGTTTTATGAGATGAAAGAGAAGGATTCTGTTTCATGGACTTCGCTTATCACAGGTCTTGCTGTCAATGGTTCTGCCAATTCTGCAATTGATCTATTCTCACATATGCTGAGTAAAGGTTTTCATCCAATCCATGGAACATTTGTAGGGATTTTGCTAGCTTGCACTCATGCTGGATTGGTGGACGAAGGATTGGAATATTTTGAAAGTATGACAAAAGTTTATGGCCTGACCCCAGAAATGAAACATTATGGTTGTGTTGTGGATCTCTTGAGCCGTGCTGGTAATCTGGATAAGGCCTATGAGTTTATAAATGCAATGCCAATAACTCCAAATGTAGTAGTATGGAGGATATTGTTGAGTGCTTGCAAGCTGCATGGAAATGTTGACCTTGCTGAGATTGCCACAAACAAGCTTCTTAAATTGGATCCTTCTAATAATGGGAATTATGTTCTTTTGTCAAATATTTATTCAAGTTCTGATAGATGGGGTGATGCTAAACAGATAAGAGAACTGATACAGGTTAGTGATGTGCCTAACCCAGCTGGTTGGAGTTCCATTGAATTGATGATAACAGATGATTCTCGGGATACTTGTGTTGTCCAATCTGAGAAAAGGATGCAGGGTACTCTAATTTGA
- the LOC119983800 gene encoding L-idonate 5-dehydrogenase-like, with product MVQSQIHQAESGSRDEEEEEKNMAAWLLGIKIIKIQPYNLPPLGSHDVKVRIKALGICGSDVHHFKNMRCANFIVKKPMVIGHECAGIIEEVGSEVKSLAVGDRVALEPGISCGRCNLCKLGRYNLCPEMKFFGSPPTNGSLANKVVHPANLCFKLPDNVSMEEGAMCEPLSVGIHACRRANVRPATNVLIMGAGPIGLVTLLAARAFGAARVVIVDVDDVRLSIAKNLGVDEIVQVSTDVLNVGDEMVKIQTAMGSGIDVSFDCVGFNKTMSTALNATRSGGKVCLIGLAKSEMTIPLTPAATREVDVIGIFRYRNTWPLCIEFLRTGKIDVKPLITHRFGFSQEEVEEAFETSAGGGKAIKVMFNL from the exons ATGGTACAGAGTCAAATTCATCAAGCTGAATCTGGTAgcagagatgaagaagaagaagaaaagaacatgGCTGCCTGGCTTCTTGgaatcaaaataatcaaaattcaaccttacAACCTTCCTCCTCTTG GTTCCCATGATGTGAAAGTTCGAATAAAAGCTCTTGGTATATGTGGAAGTGATGTCCATCACTTCAAG AATATGAGATGTGCAAATTTCATTGTGAAAAAGCCAATGGTTATAGGGCATGAGTGTGCTGGCATCATTGAAGAAGTTGGGAGTGAAGTGAAGTCTCTGGCAGTGGGCGATCGTGTAGCACTGGAGCCTGGAATTAGTTGCGGGCGATGCAATCTGTGCAAACTTGGTCGCTACAATTTATGCCCTGAAATGAAGTTCTTTGGATCTCCCCCAACAAATGGCTCTCTTGCAAACAAG GTGGTGCATCCGGCGAATCTGTGTTTTAAATTACCTGACAATGTGAGCATGGAGGAAGGAGCAATGTGTGAGCCTCTCAGTGTGGGAATTCATGCATGTCGCCGTGCCAATGTCCGTCCTGCAACAAATGTATTGATCATGGGAGCAGGTCCTATAGGCCTTGTTACCTTACTGGCTGCCCGTGCATTTGGTGCCGCCAGAGTTGTCattgttgatgttgatgatgttcGTTTATCCATTGCCAAGAATCTTGGAGTGGATGAGATTGTTCAGGTTTCAACAGATGTACTGAATGTTGGCGATGAAATGGTAAAGATACAGACTGCCATGGGATCTGGCATTGATGTAAGCTTTGATTGTGTCGGGTTTAACAAAACCATGTCAACTGCTCTGAATGCCACCCGTTCCGGTGGCAAAGTCTGCTTGATAGGGTTGGCCAAGAGTGAGATGACTATTCCTCTTACTCCAGCTGCTACAAG GGAGGTCGATGTAATTGGTATATTCCGGTATAGGAACACATGGCCGCTCTGCATCGAATTCTTGAGAACCGGCAAGATTGATGTCAAACCGTTGATAACTCATAGGTTTGGCTTTTCGCAGGAGGAGGTAGAAGAAGCCTTCGAGACCAGTGCTGGTGGAGGGAAAGCTATTAAGGTTATGTTTAATCTGTAG
- the LOC119983799 gene encoding zinc finger CCCH domain-containing protein 48-like gives MDLDAHGGNKRVFQRHGGPPTADSRQKVCFHWRAGKCTRYQCPFLHRELPPMQAANGGGGGSSNTYKRGFGDDHSFTGPPAARRNPNFNHSSTWGRVGGNRVVRKTEKFCTYWAQGSCNYGDRCRFVHSWSVSESVSLLTQLEGHGKVVNGIALPSGSDKLYTGSKDETLRVWDCQSGQCVNVYNLGNEVGCMISEGPWIFVGLPHAVKAWDIQTSTQHSLPGPVGQVHALVVGNDLLFAGTQDGAILAWRYNAATNGFDPAASLTGHSLAVVSLVVGANRLCSGSMDKSIRVWSLETLQCMQILTEHTSVVMSMLCWDQFLLSCSLDQTIKVWVANDSGNLEVTYTHNEESGLLTLCGIRDSEGKPILLCSCNDNSVRLYDLPSFAERGKIFAKQEVRSIQNGPGSLFFTGDGTGQVRVWNFLAEPTTIAQ, from the exons ATGGATTTGGATGCGCACGGGGGCAACAAGCGTGTCTTCCAGCGACATGGGGGTCCACCAACGGCCGACTCCAGGCAGAAGGTTTGCTTCCATTGGCGGGCGGGCAAGTGCACCCGCTACCAGTGTCCCTTTCTTCACAGGGAACTGCCTCCTATGCAGGCAGCCAATGGTGGCGGCGGTGGCAGCTCTAACACTTATAAGCGTGGCTTTGGGGATGACCACAGCTTTACAGGCCCTCCAGCTGCTCGTAGAAATCCCAATTTTAACCACTCTTCGACGTGGGGACGTGTCGGGGGTAACAGGGTGGTGAGAAAGACTGAGAAATTTTGTACTTATTGGGCTCAAGGGAGTTGTAATTACGGTGATAGATGTAGGTTCGTGCATTCTTGGAGTGTGTCGGAGAGTGTTTCTCTGTTGACGCAGCTCGAGGGCCACGGGAAG GTTGTCAACGGGATTGCTTTGCCATCTGGGTCTGATAAGCTCTATACAGGAAGCAAAGATGAGACTTTGAGGGTTTGGGATTGCCAGTCTGGTCAG TGTGTGAATGTGTATAATCTTGGCAATGAAGTAGGATGCATGATAAGTGAAGGTCCTTGGATTTTTGTTGGTCTGCCACATGCTGTTAAG GCATGGGATATTCAAACTTCCACGCAACATAGTCTTCCTGGTCCTGTGGGGCAAGTTCATGCCCTGGTTGTGGGTAATGATTTGCTCTTTGCTGGTACGCAG GATGGTGCCATATTGGCATGGAGATACAACGCAGCAACCAACGGCTTTGATCCTGCTGCATCACTGACAGGTCACAGCCTCGCAGTTGTTTCATTAGTTGTTGGTGCTAACAGACTCTGCTCTGGTTCCATGGACAAGTCAATAAGA GTATGGAGCCTAGAAACCTTACAGTGTATGCAGATACTGACAGAGCATACTTCAGTGGTGATGTCTATGCTTTGCTGGGATCAATTTCTTTTGTCATGTTCATTAGACCAAACAATAAAG GTTTGGGTCGCTAACGATAGTGGAAATTTGGAAGTAACATACACACACAACGAAGAAAGT GGTCTCCTCACCCTTTGTGGTATTCGTGATTCGGAAGGCAAGCCTATCTTGCTATGCTCTTGCAATGACAACTCTGTGCGCCTCTATGATCTGCCCTC GTTTGCGGAGAGGGGTAAAATTTTTGCTAAGCAGGAGGTTCGTTCCATTCAGAATGGTCCTGGGAGTCTTTTCTTTACTGGTGATGGAACCGGTCAAGTGAGAGTATGGAATTTTTTGGCCGAACCAACTACCATCGCCCAATGA